A portion of the Paucilactobacillus hokkaidonensis JCM 18461 genome contains these proteins:
- a CDS encoding ATP-binding protein, with protein sequence MVTRQLYLNRLKKYQDTEFIKVITGVRRSGKTFILQMFRDYLKNNGIEEKQIIFINFESMKYQHLLNKDALYQFVIDHVLPDKKMYLFFDEIQRVSEWQDAINSFRVDLDVDIYISGSNASLLSGELSTLLTGRMVEIPVYPLSFKEFIQFKEYSGAPDKIFNDYVTEGGFPAAVLIDDLEVKRSVLDGIYSSIILRDVSERANIRNDSMLTRITSFLLSEIGNPISANKIAGVLKSEGLTTANNQSVAKYIALLREAFIFYQARRYDLRGKSYLRSTAKYYAVDTGLRNTTLNKSYQDNFGHQIENIVFIELLRRGYRVDIGKYDNKEIDFIAKKGNEIEYYQVMMQLPENNDRELGNLKYLDDNYKKTVITANRMNVGSVDGIEIKHIVDWLLE encoded by the coding sequence GTATCAGGATACAGAATTCATTAAAGTAATCACTGGGGTACGGCGATCTGGAAAAACATTTATTCTACAGATGTTTCGTGATTATCTTAAAAATAATGGTATTGAAGAAAAACAAATTATTTTTATTAATTTTGAATCAATGAAATATCAACATTTACTCAATAAAGATGCACTCTATCAGTTTGTAATTGATCATGTGCTCCCAGATAAAAAGATGTATTTGTTTTTTGATGAAATACAACGAGTGTCTGAATGGCAAGATGCTATTAATAGTTTTAGAGTTGATTTGGATGTCGATATTTATATTTCTGGTTCCAATGCATCATTACTATCTGGAGAACTTAGTACATTGCTGACTGGGAGAATGGTCGAAATTCCAGTTTATCCACTATCTTTTAAAGAATTTATTCAATTCAAGGAGTATAGTGGAGCGCCTGACAAAATATTTAATGATTACGTCACTGAGGGTGGATTTCCTGCGGCAGTGCTGATTGATGATTTAGAAGTTAAACGCAGTGTGTTAGACGGAATTTATAGCTCAATTATTCTACGAGATGTCAGTGAAAGAGCTAATATTCGTAATGATAGCATGTTAACCCGAATTACATCATTTTTGTTGAGTGAAATTGGTAATCCTATTTCTGCTAATAAAATCGCTGGTGTACTGAAAAGTGAAGGACTAACTACAGCTAATAATCAGTCCGTGGCAAAATATATTGCTTTGCTGCGTGAAGCATTTATCTTCTACCAGGCAAGGCGCTATGATTTACGAGGTAAAAGTTATTTGCGTTCAACCGCTAAATATTATGCTGTTGATACTGGTTTACGAAATACTACTTTGAACAAGAGCTATCAAGATAATTTTGGCCATCAAATTGAAAACATTGTTTTTATTGAGTTATTACGTCGAGGCTACCGGGTAGATATTGGAAAATATGACAATAAAGAGATTGATTTTATCGCCAAAAAAGGAAATGAAATTGAGTATTATCAAGTAATGATGCAGTTGCCAGAGAATAATGATCGAGAGCTTGGAAACCTAAAGTATCTTGATGATAATTATAAAAAAACGGTTATTACGGCTAACAGAATGAATGTTGGGAGTGTTGACGGAATTGAGATTAAACATATTGTTGATTGGTTGTTAGAATAA
- a CDS encoding APC family permease, whose amino-acid sequence MKNEHKDVELNRSLGLWSALSLVVGTIIGVGIFVRQSAVLDDAGSTTGALLAWLAGGIITLTAGLTIAEIASQMPETGGLYVYMEKLYGKLWGFLSGWMQIIIYGPAMIASLGAYLSLLLIDFFHIPHSWTIPIALIAIIAVGILNMFSNRYGAGFAIITTVCKLLPVAALVIFGLFFGDQSAFGHSIAQVHQSTGGFGVAILATLFAFDGWILVANLGGEIKNPSKRLPQAIVFGILLVLVIYLLVTFGVFRSIPAQKIHDLGTGAIPYMANKDFGPLGGKILSIGIIISIVGCMNGKIMTFPRIMYAMAKDKELPFQRILAYLSPTTRTPIWCTVVTLVIAGIMIVFFDADRLSELCIFTVYCFYVMAFFGPTILRKRNPNAHRVFSIPLYPLTPIIAILGSLFVIVSEIMSDFHGVLLSFIFVIIGIPVFYYQMHKQAKGNER is encoded by the coding sequence ATGAAAAATGAACATAAGGATGTCGAGTTAAATCGATCACTTGGTTTATGGTCGGCATTATCTTTGGTTGTGGGAACCATTATTGGTGTCGGTATTTTTGTACGTCAGTCTGCTGTTTTAGATGATGCCGGTTCAACTACTGGTGCATTATTAGCGTGGTTAGCAGGTGGTATCATTACATTAACAGCTGGCTTGACGATTGCTGAAATTGCATCACAAATGCCTGAAACTGGTGGCCTATACGTTTATATGGAAAAACTATACGGTAAATTATGGGGCTTCTTGTCCGGTTGGATGCAGATTATTATTTATGGACCAGCAATGATTGCTTCATTAGGTGCCTACCTTTCATTATTACTAATTGACTTTTTTCATATTCCACATAGTTGGACAATTCCAATTGCGTTAATTGCCATAATTGCCGTTGGAATTTTAAATATGTTTTCTAATCGATATGGTGCTGGCTTTGCAATAATCACAACCGTCTGCAAATTATTACCCGTAGCAGCATTAGTTATTTTTGGACTATTCTTTGGTGATCAATCTGCCTTTGGTCATTCTATTGCGCAAGTTCATCAGAGTACCGGTGGCTTTGGCGTCGCTATTTTAGCTACTTTGTTTGCCTTCGATGGCTGGATATTAGTTGCTAATCTAGGCGGTGAAATTAAGAACCCCAGTAAACGGCTGCCACAAGCAATCGTTTTTGGAATTTTATTAGTACTCGTTATTTATTTGTTAGTTACATTTGGTGTTTTTAGAAGCATCCCTGCTCAGAAAATCCATGACTTAGGCACTGGCGCAATTCCATATATGGCTAATAAGGACTTTGGCCCACTTGGTGGTAAAATCCTGAGTATTGGTATTATCATTTCAATCGTAGGTTGTATGAATGGGAAAATCATGACTTTCCCACGCATTATGTACGCCATGGCAAAAGATAAGGAATTGCCATTCCAACGTATTTTGGCCTACTTAAGTCCTACCACTCGTACTCCAATCTGGTGTACTGTGGTAACACTAGTAATTGCTGGCATTATGATTGTCTTCTTCGATGCTGATCGACTATCTGAATTATGTATTTTTACAGTATATTGCTTCTATGTAATGGCCTTCTTTGGCCCAACGATTTTACGTAAGCGTAATCCGAATGCACACCGCGTCTTTTCAATTCCACTGTATCCACTGACACCCATCATTGCAATTTTAGGATCATTGTTTGTGATTGTTAGTGAAATTATGTCTGATTTTCATGGTGTCTTGCTATCATTTATCTTTGTAATTATTGGTATTCCTGTGTTTTATTATCAGATGCATAAACAAGCAAAAGGAAACGAAAGATGA
- a CDS encoding vitamin B12 independent methionine synthase, whose product MTTKTKIGPFKYDIVGSFLRTPELKDAIAKHRAGELTDAQFIEIQHAEIKKLVEIETQHGLKAVTDGEFSRSWWHLDFLWGLKGVKKYDYRESYKFHGAKTRTDNAELNGKVAYNPDHPFFAAFEYLNSVTPQGVVPKQTIPSPTMLFRDNRSDNWPNFYDNREDYLHDLASAYHQTILHFYELGARYIQIDDTTWAFLISKLNETKDQPEVHAKYETLAQEAVEVINELLQNLPDDLTVTTHVCRGNFKSTFLFSGGYEAVAKYLGQLNYDGFFLEYDNDRDGDFAPLATIFNGRKDKTIVLGLLTSKDGQLEDPDAVIKRINEATQFVPLENLALSTQCGFASTEEGNVLTADEQWGKIDLVKEISNKVWK is encoded by the coding sequence ATGACAACAAAAACAAAAATTGGACCATTCAAATACGATATTGTGGGGAGTTTCCTACGTACTCCTGAATTAAAAGATGCGATTGCGAAACACCGGGCAGGGGAATTAACCGATGCCCAATTTATCGAGATCCAGCATGCAGAGATTAAAAAACTAGTAGAAATTGAAACACAGCATGGGCTAAAGGCCGTGACAGATGGTGAATTTAGTCGTAGTTGGTGGCATTTAGATTTTTTATGGGGCCTAAAGGGTGTTAAAAAATATGACTATCGTGAAAGCTATAAGTTCCACGGTGCTAAAACACGAACTGATAATGCTGAGCTAAATGGTAAAGTGGCATACAATCCAGATCATCCATTCTTTGCTGCATTTGAGTATCTTAATTCAGTGACGCCACAAGGAGTGGTTCCTAAACAAACAATTCCTTCACCAACAATGTTGTTCAGAGATAATCGGTCTGATAATTGGCCTAATTTTTACGATAACCGGGAAGATTATCTCCATGATTTAGCTAGTGCATATCATCAAACCATTTTGCATTTTTACGAATTGGGAGCCCGCTACATCCAAATTGACGATACAACGTGGGCGTTCTTAATTAGCAAATTAAACGAAACTAAAGATCAACCTGAGGTACATGCTAAGTACGAAACATTAGCACAAGAAGCGGTTGAAGTGATTAATGAATTATTGCAAAACCTACCTGATGATTTGACAGTGACGACACATGTTTGTCGGGGTAACTTTAAATCAACATTCTTATTCTCAGGTGGCTATGAAGCTGTTGCCAAATATTTAGGACAGTTGAACTATGATGGCTTTTTCCTAGAATATGATAATGATCGCGACGGCGATTTTGCTCCATTAGCAACGATTTTTAATGGTCGTAAAGACAAAACAATTGTTTTGGGATTGTTAACTTCTAAGGATGGACAATTAGAAGATCCGGATGCTGTGATTAAACGAATCAATGAAGCAACACAGTTTGTCCCATTGGAAAACTTGGCCTTGTCAACACAGTGTGGCTTTGCTTCTACCGAAGAGGGGAATGTGCTAACTGCTGACGAACAGTGGGGTAAGATTGATTTGGTTAAAGAGATTTCGAATAAGGTTTGGAAATAA
- a CDS encoding PLP-dependent aminotransferase family protein: protein MTYHFSDRVPKSDVDPVGDILKVAGDPKVMSFAGGLPAPELFPVKQVKAAADAVFDEKGQAALQYGSSQGVPELRDVIVDRLKVEGIETDTDHVMVATGSQQSIDLTGKMFLDEGSVVIVEDPTYLTAVDVFRSYGARFVGVDMDEDGMKMDALEQALKDNPEARLIYTIPTFQNPTGRTMTLERRKKLVELAVKYDVMVLEDNPYGAIRWEGDNLPSLKSMDTTGHVIYMGTLSKILAPGLRLGWVVAEPALIKKYTMMKQSADLHTDSLAQYIAAKYFAQNDINAHIATITALYHKREQLMVNAIDKYFPAGVTHSNPEGGMFLWVMVPGVQDTQKLFDAALKRNVAIVPGDPFFGNETIPGTFRMNYSNTPEDKIEDGVKHLAEAISEVMK, encoded by the coding sequence ATGACATATCATTTTTCAGATCGTGTACCAAAGTCAGACGTTGACCCAGTTGGAGATATCTTAAAAGTTGCTGGTGATCCCAAAGTCATGTCGTTTGCTGGTGGACTACCAGCTCCTGAATTGTTTCCAGTTAAACAAGTTAAGGCAGCGGCAGACGCTGTTTTTGATGAAAAGGGTCAGGCAGCTTTACAGTATGGTTCATCCCAGGGGGTACCTGAATTACGCGACGTGATTGTGGATCGTCTAAAAGTTGAAGGAATCGAAACTGATACTGATCATGTGATGGTTGCTACCGGATCACAGCAGTCAATTGATCTGACTGGAAAGATGTTTCTTGATGAAGGTAGTGTGGTTATCGTTGAAGATCCTACATACTTAACTGCTGTAGACGTTTTCCGTTCTTACGGAGCTCGATTTGTTGGCGTTGATATGGACGAAGATGGAATGAAAATGGATGCCCTAGAACAAGCTTTAAAGGATAATCCAGAAGCCAGATTAATTTATACAATTCCAACTTTTCAAAATCCAACTGGACGAACAATGACGTTAGAGCGGCGTAAAAAGCTGGTCGAATTGGCCGTTAAATACGATGTAATGGTTTTGGAGGATAATCCGTACGGTGCTATTCGTTGGGAAGGTGATAACTTGCCTTCACTTAAATCAATGGATACAACTGGGCATGTGATTTACATGGGCACATTGTCTAAAATCTTGGCACCAGGGTTACGGTTGGGTTGGGTAGTAGCTGAACCAGCACTAATCAAGAAGTATACGATGATGAAGCAATCTGCTGATCTACATACTGATAGCTTAGCCCAATATATTGCGGCCAAATATTTTGCCCAAAATGATATTAACGCCCATATTGCCACAATCACTGCTTTGTATCATAAGCGTGAACAATTGATGGTAAATGCGATTGATAAGTATTTTCCTGCAGGTGTTACGCACAGTAATCCAGAAGGTGGAATGTTCTTATGGGTTATGGTTCCTGGTGTTCAGGATACACAAAAATTATTCGACGCGGCGTTGAAACGCAATGTTGCGATTGTTCCAGGGGATCCATTCTTTGGGAATGAAACGATCCCTGGTACATTTAGAATGAATTATTCAAATACACCGGAAGATAAAATTGAAGACGGTGTAAAACATCTAGCAGAAGCAATTAGTGAAGTGATGAAATAA
- a CDS encoding ABC transporter ATP-binding protein — protein MKNASVVVTGLTKKFDVMKQSLTVLENLNFEIKQGEFVSIVGESGSGKSTLLNILALLDNSFEGQYELAGLDITKLKDRQLSLLRRDKIGFIFQDFMLLPNLTVEQNILLQMEYLTPVQQNKVTVDYVEFLLQKVGLIERINYLPAQLSGGQKQRVAIARALLNQPDIIVADEPTGALDSKTSVQILELLQKFNESGQTVIVVTHSEKLAKQTDRQLLIHNRSIDEVTK, from the coding sequence ATGAAAAATGCTAGTGTTGTAGTAACTGGATTAACCAAAAAATTTGATGTGATGAAACAATCATTGACGGTATTAGAAAATCTCAATTTTGAAATTAAGCAAGGCGAGTTTGTTTCCATCGTTGGAGAATCCGGTTCTGGTAAATCAACGCTTTTAAATATTTTAGCGTTATTGGATAATTCATTTGAGGGTCAATATGAGCTAGCGGGTCTGGATATTACTAAATTAAAAGATCGCCAATTATCGCTATTACGACGAGATAAGATTGGGTTCATATTTCAGGATTTTATGCTATTACCTAATTTAACGGTTGAACAAAATATATTATTGCAAATGGAGTATTTAACACCAGTCCAACAAAATAAAGTGACAGTCGATTACGTTGAATTCCTACTGCAAAAAGTCGGCTTAATAGAGCGAATAAATTATTTGCCTGCACAATTATCTGGTGGACAAAAGCAACGAGTTGCGATTGCACGGGCTTTATTAAACCAACCTGACATTATTGTTGCTGATGAGCCCACAGGGGCATTGGATTCCAAAACGTCGGTTCAAATTTTGGAGTTATTACAAAAGTTTAATGAATCTGGGCAAACAGTCATTGTGGTAACGCACAGTGAAAAGCTGGCCAAGCAAACCGACAGACAACTATTAATTCATAACCGATCAATTGATGAGGTAACCAAATGA
- a CDS encoding ABC transporter permease, producing MKYFLRNRIKTLLAFPKQNGAVLISVIVAMISVLAIIATGNGMADGIANQLKPASTKKISFLYSNKDGNSGNLTSEDIACLRSMKEVRKVTISSDTDSANQNIDFNNSQQQATVGNINRFNNLKMVGSHKKLTDNNSSNVWINRGASWIRPSEYKGLLGKKVLIGDQEFNVAGVYQTSLLDGGDLPDVILPATTFHQLGLKVPHDELDIHFQLNKGEKLPTLEDKILHRLTNFSAAGGAGDFLVLDDTMLSSSMHKLVKHISTFIVFISSMSLIVSGLSILNNSYANIAMRSPEIALRRVLGASQKKIRNQFIAESILLLLTGVIIGGVGAKLVVTVLAMFKVKVSLDLFQICMVGLVPLCIGFIASVGPANIAGKKNITTLLRTEYS from the coding sequence ATGAAGTATTTTCTTAGAAATAGAATTAAAACATTGTTAGCTTTTCCAAAGCAAAACGGTGCTGTCTTGATTTCAGTGATTGTTGCAATGATTAGTGTATTGGCCATTATTGCTACCGGCAATGGAATGGCCGATGGGATTGCTAATCAGTTGAAACCGGCTAGCACTAAAAAGATTAGTTTTTTATACTCTAATAAAGACGGAAATAGTGGCAACTTAACTAGCGAAGATATTGCTTGTTTGAGATCAATGAAGGAAGTAAGAAAGGTCACGATATCAAGTGACACTGATAGTGCAAATCAGAATATAGATTTTAACAATTCACAACAACAAGCCACTGTGGGAAACATAAATCGATTCAATAATTTAAAAATGGTGGGTAGTCATAAAAAACTGACAGATAATAATTCTTCCAATGTCTGGATTAATCGAGGAGCTTCATGGATTCGGCCAAGTGAATATAAAGGTTTATTGGGTAAGAAGGTATTAATTGGAGATCAAGAATTTAATGTTGCTGGGGTGTATCAAACCTCGTTGTTAGATGGTGGTGATCTACCTGATGTGATTTTACCAGCGACTACGTTTCATCAATTGGGGTTAAAAGTCCCCCACGATGAATTAGATATTCATTTTCAGCTAAATAAGGGAGAAAAATTACCGACGTTAGAAGATAAGATACTGCATCGGTTGACTAACTTTAGTGCGGCTGGCGGTGCGGGAGATTTTTTGGTGTTAGATGACACAATGTTGTCCAGTTCAATGCATAAATTAGTAAAACATATTTCAACCTTTATTGTTTTCATTTCCAGCATGTCGCTTATTGTCTCTGGCTTAAGTATTTTAAATAATTCTTATGCCAACATTGCAATGCGGTCGCCGGAGATTGCCTTAAGACGTGTTTTAGGTGCCAGTCAAAAAAAGATTCGGAATCAGTTTATTGCGGAATCGATTTTATTGTTGCTGACAGGTGTGATTATCGGTGGAGTGGGGGCAAAACTGGTTGTTACCGTGTTAGCGATGTTTAAAGTAAAAGTTAGTTTAGATTTGTTTCAAATTTGTATGGTTGGATTGGTACCACTGTGTATTGGTTTTATCGCCAGCGTTGGGCCAGCCAACATTGCGGGGAAGAAGAACATTACGACCTTATTGAGGACTGAGTACAGTTAA
- a CDS encoding CPBP family intramembrane glutamic endopeptidase: MALRKKYLFLIPLFFYILSNRFRIIPSLGFSEITSIAVLVVFGLLALYLIWTTLVNDFKTLTWASIWYFPSMLLVQLVVRYLIIFILILATDKIPANIIQNSTNQSSLQNFGASIAGQVLPNMLVFIWAAIIAPLMENLFFIYVIQGIVLKKLIRSVKYGALIRIVIVAILFCLWHVQSVSDLNNPFFYQYLSLGWLAYIYEQTGNFVKTWIAHMGMNMIPMVAELLISGVIF; this comes from the coding sequence ATGGCGTTACGTAAAAAATATCTGTTTTTGATACCATTGTTTTTTTATATATTATCAAATCGATTTAGAATTATTCCCTCTTTGGGATTTTCTGAAATAACAAGTATTGCCGTATTGGTGGTGTTTGGGTTGCTTGCGTTGTATTTAATTTGGACGACGTTGGTTAATGATTTTAAAACTTTAACCTGGGCGTCAATCTGGTATTTTCCCAGTATGCTGTTAGTCCAATTAGTAGTTAGATATCTGATTATATTTATTTTAATACTAGCAACTGATAAAATACCGGCCAACATCATTCAAAATAGTACCAATCAAAGTAGTCTGCAAAATTTTGGTGCAAGTATTGCAGGACAGGTGCTGCCAAATATGCTTGTTTTTATATGGGCCGCAATCATTGCACCGCTGATGGAAAATTTATTTTTTATTTATGTAATTCAAGGGATTGTATTAAAAAAACTAATTCGATCAGTTAAGTATGGTGCATTAATCAGAATAGTGATTGTTGCAATATTGTTCTGCCTGTGGCATGTGCAATCGGTTAGTGATCTTAATAACCCATTCTTTTATCAGTATCTATCATTGGGCTGGCTAGCGTATATTTATGAACAAACTGGTAATTTTGTTAAAACTTGGATTGCGCATATGGGGATGAACATGATTCCGATGGTGGCTGAATTGTTGATAAGCGGGGTTATCTTTTAA
- a CDS encoding bacteriocin, translating to MDSLSSFTLMNKNELEKINGGKIIWVAIAEEAYRHSDQIIKGFRKAQKKYR from the coding sequence ATGGACAGTTTAAGTAGTTTTACTCTTATGAATAAAAATGAACTTGAAAAAATTAATGGTGGAAAAATTATATGGGTTGCGATAGCCGAGGAAGCATATAGGCATTCGGATCAAATTATAAAAGGGTTTAGGAAAGCTCAAAAAAAATATCGATAA
- a CDS encoding bacteriocin, producing the protein MKFKKLSEKELQKINGGVTLSVATHSKNGLKKFFKWVRKL; encoded by the coding sequence ATGAAGTTTAAGAAATTGTCTGAAAAAGAATTGCAAAAAATAAATGGTGGGGTAACTTTATCTGTTGCGACGCATTCAAAAAATGGATTAAAGAAGTTCTTTAAATGGGTTCGGAAATTATAA
- a CDS encoding GHKL domain-containing protein: protein MHYLIEDILISLLFGIVGLVLDDSYLILFLFMFLIKEAVENHSLKFNLEKAITMVSVLIVQEFIYFCAMYVSRLIVSFVFKPVNLNELGNHDVVLVLTTNVIDIITSFILIHLINDQKNKIDELFYKIENFNVRKQIFILILALFLSYQFIFGISNFQKVTAKIQLSIILTFTLFTALVIYQVILFLKTYTMRQENIDEKKRNAQLNEYLISVEQQYDELRKFKHDYKNMLLSLGSLVENDNKDQFKNYYQDLVNQDIVSTELKGGLIAQTDKIMNDPLRGLIIQKYFSAQNKSIQLELEVSDDQFKIDHDRIPIIRIIGILLDNAIEYTVDTDNKQITCAFVKTQNTIEISVENIVDEGFGLSRMNEFGYTTKGTNHGNGLTNIRNIIQQHDNLFFEKSLNKNKLVMTLLITEE from the coding sequence GTGCACTATTTAATTGAAGATATATTAATATCGTTGCTGTTCGGAATTGTGGGATTAGTACTGGATGATAGTTATTTGATACTATTTCTTTTTATGTTTTTAATCAAAGAGGCTGTTGAAAATCACTCTCTGAAATTTAATTTAGAAAAAGCAATTACTATGGTTAGTGTATTAATAGTACAAGAGTTTATATATTTTTGTGCAATGTATGTTAGTAGATTAATAGTTTCGTTTGTATTTAAGCCTGTCAATTTAAATGAACTCGGGAATCATGATGTTGTTTTAGTATTAACGACTAATGTTATTGACATAATAACTAGTTTCATATTAATTCATTTAATTAATGATCAAAAAAATAAAATTGATGAGCTTTTTTATAAAATCGAGAATTTTAATGTCAGAAAACAAATATTTATTTTGATTCTGGCATTGTTTTTGTCTTATCAATTTATTTTTGGTATAAGTAATTTTCAAAAGGTGACAGCAAAAATACAATTAAGTATCATTTTGACATTTACGTTATTTACTGCTTTGGTGATTTATCAAGTTATTTTATTTTTAAAAACGTATACAATGCGTCAAGAGAACATAGATGAAAAAAAGAGGAATGCACAGTTAAATGAGTATTTAATAAGCGTTGAGCAACAATACGATGAATTGAGAAAGTTTAAACATGATTATAAAAATATGTTGCTTTCACTTGGATCACTTGTAGAAAATGACAATAAAGATCAATTTAAAAATTACTATCAAGATTTAGTTAATCAAGACATTGTCAGTACCGAGCTAAAGGGCGGACTTATTGCCCAGACTGACAAAATCATGAATGACCCTTTACGAGGATTAATAATTCAAAAATATTTTAGTGCTCAAAATAAAAGTATTCAATTGGAATTAGAAGTTTCCGATGATCAATTTAAAATTGATCATGATAGAATACCAATTATTAGGATTATTGGTATTCTGTTGGATAACGCAATCGAATATACAGTTGATACAGATAATAAACAAATAACATGTGCTTTCGTTAAAACCCAAAATACTATTGAAATTTCTGTTGAGAATATAGTTGACGAAGGTTTTGGTTTGTCTAGAATGAATGAATTTGGATATACAACTAAAGGGACCAATCATGGCAATGGTTTAACCAACATTAGAAACATAATTCAACAACATGACAATCTATTTTTTGAAAAAAGTCTAAATAAAAATAAACTTGTTATGACGTTATTGATTACGGAGGAATAA
- a CDS encoding response regulator transcription factor, translated as MLPVFLLEDDKQQLATYQQIINNAIMINEFAMKLIVASDNVADFERQLTITKQGVFFLDMEISDDKQAGLKVAERIKAQVPFAQIAFITTHEELSFLTLKRKIAPFDYILKDEGIESIKQHLRADVDLAYENYEKTIYHHKSLFGYKIGDRYFSLPMSELMVLYTDKTKPGDINLVADNVEASFPGNLNHIEQQHPNLFRCDKSYLVNLDNLESYDAHRRVLKFKNNVECKVSFRKARELKKLLK; from the coding sequence TTGTTACCAGTATTTTTACTTGAGGATGATAAGCAGCAATTAGCTACATATCAGCAAATTATTAATAACGCAATTATGATCAATGAATTTGCCATGAAATTAATTGTGGCAAGTGATAATGTGGCCGATTTTGAACGGCAGTTAACAATAACTAAACAAGGTGTTTTCTTTTTGGATATGGAAATTAGTGATGATAAACAGGCCGGGCTCAAAGTAGCTGAAAGAATAAAAGCACAGGTACCGTTTGCACAAATTGCATTTATTACAACGCATGAAGAACTATCCTTTTTAACACTTAAAAGGAAAATTGCTCCATTTGATTATATTTTAAAAGATGAAGGAATTGAATCAATAAAACAACATTTAAGAGCAGATGTAGACTTGGCTTATGAAAATTATGAAAAAACTATTTATCATCATAAAAGTTTATTTGGTTATAAAATTGGTGACCGCTATTTTTCATTGCCAATGTCAGAGTTAATGGTGCTATATACTGATAAGACTAAACCGGGTGACATAAATTTAGTTGCCGATAACGTGGAAGCTAGTTTTCCAGGCAATTTAAATCATATAGAACAACAGCATCCAAATTTATTTAGGTGTGATAAAAGCTACTTAGTTAATCTGGACAACTTAGAGTCCTATGACGCACACAGGAGAGTTTTGAAATTTAAAAATAATGTTGAGTGTAAGGTTTCATTTCGAAAAGCTCGAGAATTAAAGAAGTTATTAAAGTGA